A single region of the Mugil cephalus isolate CIBA_MC_2020 chromosome 4, CIBA_Mcephalus_1.1, whole genome shotgun sequence genome encodes:
- the si:dkey-56d12.4 gene encoding uncharacterized protein si:dkey-56d12.4 gives MTSGSTCSVADCHNNSKKLKNLSETVCLKHQKLRRECPCPAPYALHSMPRKEQRKLAWLAALKLKHPPKRVYVCSYHFVDKHPTELHPDPELYLGYYRPPPPAKRPMLVPPKFTQTDENVENGPHCTSGLTSPASDQIGPASQVLHSPPDLQKCSVQTQWEDLALQDHDYCETDYSHDVQDEIGYFTLQNDADALLYIGIALKTFNTLVSTLEGHANNSLPLPVKDQVLMTLMKLKTNQVVGHLSRRFHTSQSMASKIISYWIDKLDEVLRPLIPWLPRETIRATMPAVFKGNFPNVTCLLDFSESLLQKPENLNSRRESHSHYYSHNTVKYLVAVAPCGLIMFVSAAYGGRCSNKFITRDSRILDYLVPGDEVVADGGFTIKDLLLERKVKLVLPSFTKELGQLPEEQVTNTGPTANVVFHVRRAVGRLKDYKILSQVVPITMTPKIDKILRICAAMVNLGGSHS, from the exons atgaccTCAGGTTCAACTTGTTCCGTTGCAGACTGCCACAACAATTCCAAGAAACTGAAAAATTTATCGGAAACCGTTTGTCTTAAGCACCAGAAACTACGCCGAGAATGCCCGTGCCCTGCGCCCTACGCCCTGCACTCCATGCCGAGGAAGGAGCAGCGAAAGCTGGCGTGGCTCGCGgctttaaagctaaaacatcCTCCGAAGAGAGTGTATGTTTGCTCCTACCACTTCGTCGACAAACATCCGACAGAACTGCACCCCGATCCGGAACTTTATCTGGGTTATTaccgacctcctcctcctgcgaaGAGGCCAATGCTCGTCCCCCCAAAGTTCACCCAGACGGATGAAAACGTCGAGAATGGGCCTC ACTGCACATCGGGTTTGACTTCACCTGCCTCAGACCAGATCGGACCAGCATCTCAAGTCCTGCACAGTCCCCCTGACCTACAGAAGTGCTCGGTCCAGACACAGTGGGAAGACCTTGCACTACAGGATCATGATTACTGCGAGACGGACTATAGCCACGACGTGCAGGATGAGATTGGCTACTTCACGCTTCAAAATGATGCAGACGCTTTGCTCTACATCGGCATAGccttaaaaacatttaacacgCTTGTGTCAACACTGGAAGGACATGCCAATAATTCACTTCCACTGCCGGTGAAAGATCAAGTTCTCATGACACTTATGAAATTAAAGACCAATCAGGTCGTCGGCCATCTGAGCAGACGGTTTCATACTTCACAGAGCATGGCTAGCAAGATCATCTCATACTGGATTGACAAACTGGATGAAGTTTTGCGACCTCTAATTCCATGGCTTCCCAGAGAAACCATTCGTGCAACCATGCCTGCAGTATTTAAGGGGAACTTCCCTAACGTAACATGTCTTCTAGACTTCAGCGAAAGCCTTTTACAAAAACCCGAAAACCTTAATTCCAGACGGGAATCACACAGCCATTATTATTCACATAACACAGTGAAATACCTGGTAGCTGTTGCCCCGTGCGGACTgattatgtttgtttctgccGCGTATGGGGGGCGATGTAGTAACAAATTCATCACCAGGGACTCGAGAATATTGGACTACTTGGTGCCTGGAGATGAGGTTGTGGCAGATGGAGGCTTTACCATAAAAGATTTGCTGTTGGAGAGAAAGGTGAAGTTGGTGCTGCCTTCTTTTACAAAGGAGCTTGGGCAGCTACCTGAGGAACAGGTGACAAACACTGGACCGACTGCAAACGTAGTATTTCACGTGAGAAGAGCAGTTGGACGTTTGAAAGATTACAAAATACTTTCACAGGTTGTCCCGATCACCATGACTCCTAAAATAGATAAGATCCTGAGAATCTGTGCAGCTATGGTGAACTTAGGAGGATCTCATTCGTGA
- the ift52 gene encoding intraflagellar transport protein 52 homolog codes for MEKEQHNTVVFNASKRELFTTSSGYKHVQKRLRAQWRIQSMKDELSLEKMKGVKLWITTGPREKFTASELEVLKHYLDGGGNILVMLGEGGEMKYDTNINFLLEEFGIMINNDAVVRNVYYKYFHPKEALVSNGVLNREISRAAGKVVTGIIEDENVGNNAQALTFVYPYGATLSVMKPAVAVLSTGSVCFPLNRPVLAFYQGKESGKLAVLGSCHMFSDQYIEKEENSKIMDVVLQWLMTDNIQLNQIDAEDPEITDYTMLPDTGCLSEQLRVCLQEGDENPRDFTSLFDMSLFNLSTDTLPQVISAYKQLNVKDEPLQLITPQFETPLPQLQPAVFPPALNDLPPPMLDLFDLDETFSSEKVRLAQLTNKCTDDDLEFYVRKCGEILGVTPKLGEQRDAMHILEHIFFQVVEFKKLNQEHDIDTEARFTPL; via the exons ATGGAGAAAGAACAGCACAATACTGTGGTGTTCAATGCTTCAAAGCGAGAGCTGTTTACTACGAGCAGTGGATACAAACACGTACAGAAGAGGCTACGAGCTCAATGGAGAATACAAAG CATGAAGGATGAGCTGTCTCTGGAGAAGATGAAGGGAGTGAAGTTGTGGATAACCACCGGCCCAAGAGAGAAGTTCACAGCATCAGAG CTGGAGGTGCTGAAGCACTACCTGGACGGAGGAGGAAACATCCTGGTGATGCttggtgaaggaggagaaatgaaatATGACACAAACATCAATTTTCTCCTGGAGGAGTTTGGAATCATGATCAACAACG ATGCTGTTGTGAGGAATGTGTATTATAAGTACTTCCATCCGAAGGAGGCCCTTGTTTCCAATGGTGTATTGAACAG AGAAATCAGTCGTGCAGCTGGAAAAGTCGTCACAGGAATTATTGAAGATGAAAATGTTGGAAACAATGCACA GGCTCTCACATTTGTGTACCCATATGGTGCCACGCTGAGCGTGATGAAGCCGGCTGTGGCCGTCCTGTCCACCGGTTCAGTCTGCTTCCCCCTCAACAGGCCCGTCCTGGCCTTCTATCAGGGAAAG GAGTCGGGCAAACTGGCGGTTTTGGGTTCCTGCCACATGTTCAGCGATCAATACATAGAAAAGGAAGAGAACAGTAAAATCATG gacGTTGTGCTCCAGTGGCTCATGACTGATAATATTCAGCTGAATCAGATTGATGCAGAAGACCCAGAG atCACAGATTACACCATGTTACCAGACACAGGGTGTTTATCAGAGCAGCTCAGAGTTTGTTTACAGGAGGGCGATGAAAACCCCAGAGACTTCACGTCCCTCTTCGATATGTCTTTATTCAATTTGTCAACAGACACTTTACCCCAAGTCATCAG cgctTACAAGCAGCTTAACGTCAAAGATGAACCTCTTCAGCTCATCACGCCACAGTTTGAGACGCCTCTGCCTCAACTTCAACCTGCT GTCTTTCCGCCGGCCTTGAACGATTTGCCTCCACCCATGCTGGACCTGTTTGATCTGGATGAAACGTTTTCGTCGGAGAAAGTTCGCCTCGCACAGCTCACGAATAAAT GTACGGACGACGATCTCGAGTTCTACGTGCGGAAATGTGGCGAAATCCTGGGGGTGACTCCCAAGCTGGGAGAGCAGAGGGATGCCATGCACATCCTGGagcacattttctttcaagttGTGGAGTTCAAGAAACTCAATcag GAGCATGACATCGACACAGAGGCACGATTCACGCCATTGTGA